The proteins below are encoded in one region of Phaeodactylum tricornutum CCAP 1055/1 chromosome 3, complete sequence:
- a CDS encoding predicted protein: MKKRKISTSKKWLSLCFYLPISILLLEHLVGIFRFRKQSEFQGLTFDQAFLINATGHTGLTKAKQPYRKRPLQELTLDNTKDSTTLCDPDLVYIFDTEFPSSHASNDRKIPRIVHQTSRSRCLTPNLAKTTQQWQWDGWSYYFHDDDALWRLFEQEFPNFPLLETIARKCLLHGTLKADLWRYLVLWVYGGLYADLDSVPNKLSPNSIRPSDDAFFVVEQYHLLSQYFMATSPRHPLMWYAFQQALANLWMAPDTGSINAAFITGPHSLHAAFVFFRKDVGVAIEPAKPGFKPVRSGHFLGTWNRSVTVIGVGENQNEYVDRDVIRLKRREYSRLGMRHFQDDVKRASGESCLRGILSLYEEATGASLGFF, translated from the coding sequence ATGAAAAAACGGAAAATAAGCACATCAAAGAAATGGCTTTCTCTGTGCTTCTATCTACCGATCTCCATACTGTTGCTTGAGCATCTTGTTGGTATCTTTCGCTTCCGTAAACAATCAGAATTTCAGGGTCTAACATTTGATCAAGCTTTTCTTATAAACGCTACAGGCCATACTGGATTAACGAAAGCCAAACAGCCTTACAGGAAAAGACCACTTCAGGAGCTTACGCTGGACAACACGAAAGACAGCACGACGCTCTGTGACCCCGATCTGGTCTATATTTTCGATACCGAATTTCCTTCGTCACACGCATCAAACGACAGAAAAATTCCAAGAATAGTTCATCAAACCTCCAGATCGCGGTGCTTGACACCAAATTTGGCCAAAACAACGCAACAGTGGCAATGGGATGGATGGTCTTACTATTttcacgacgacgacgcgctCTGGAGATTGTTCGAACAGGAATTTCCCAACTTTCCATTATTGGAGACTATCGCTCGAAAATGCCTCCTTCATGGTACACTCAAAGCTGACCTTTGGCGGTATCTCGTTCTGTGGGTCTACGGAGGCCTATATGCCGATTTGGACTCCGTTCCGAATAAGCTGTCGCCAAATAGCATTCGTCCCAGCGACGACGCTTTCTTTGTCGTTGAACAATACCATTTGCTGTCGCAATATTTTATGGCCACATCACCAAGGCATCCACTTATGTGGTACGCATTTCAGCAAGCGTTGGCGAACTTGTGGATGGCTCCGGATACCGGTTCCATCAATGCCGCCTTTATCACAGGCCCTCACTCATTGCACGCAgccttcgtctttttccgTAAGGATGTAGGCGTTGCAATCGAACCGGCCAAACCAGGCTTTAAACCCGTAAGGTCTGGTCATTTTCTTGGGACTTGGAATAGATCTGTCACTGTTATCGGAGTCGGCGAGAATCAAAACGAGTACGTTGATCGCGATGTGATTAGGCTCAAGCGAAGAGAGTATAGTAGATTGGGAATGCGTCACTTTCAGGATGATGTGAAGAGAGCTAGTGGGGAGTCTTGCCTACGGGGTATACTCTCACTGTACGAAGAAGCAACGGGCGCATCGCTCGGATTCTTTTGA